The following nucleotide sequence is from Pseudonocardia sp. C8.
GCGCACCCACGCCAGCGCATGGGTGCCGACCACCGACATATTCGCCGTCGACGGCCGGCTGGTGATCAGGATCGAGCTGGCCGGGGTCGAGCCCGACGACGTGGACCTCCGCTTCGACAACGGGGTGCTCACCGTGTCCGGGGCCCGCGCGCTGGACTTCGGGGACGAGCCCACGCTCTACGTCCGGGAACGCTGCTACGGCGAGTTCCGGCGGTCGATCACGCTGCCCGGCGGTACCCGGCGCGAGCAGATCGACGCCGAGTTCGGCAACGGCCTGGTGGAGATCGTCGTCGAGGGCATCGGCCAGCAGTCGGACGCCACGCGCATCGAGCTGAGCGACCGGTCCGACGCGGCGGCGAAGCGGCCCCGGCGTTCCCGGATCCGGCCCCGGAGCTCTCGCGGCGACTGAGGCGGCCGCCGCCACGACCGTCCTCGCGCCGGGCCGCGACCCTCGCGGTGCCGGCCGGCTGGGGCCGGCGACGGCGCTCACGGCCCGGACAGCGCCCGCCGGGCCAGCTCCTCGATCTGTGCCCGGGTCGGCTTCGGGTCCGCGAGCGAGGCCTGCAGCACGAACCCGCAGAACAGGGCCGCGAACAGCCGGCCGGTGAGCGGGTCCGTCCGGGACCCGAAGATCTCGACGAGCGCCTCGTCCCACATCGCGGCGGCCGGGCGCAGGAACTCCCGGTGCAGCGCCGCGACGTACAGGTCGTACTCGGCGGTCGTGGCGCGGTGCCGCTCGTCGAGCTGGTCGGCGACCAGGCGGGCCCACTCGGCGGCGAAGTCGGCACCGTCGGGCAGGCCGTCGGCCCACTCGCGCAGCTGCTCGGTGTTACGCCGGGCCGCCT
It contains:
- a CDS encoding Hsp20/alpha crystallin family protein, with protein sequence MPHRHDPLEGVTDLFTELHRLREMGSRGREKLQEEGERTHASAWVPTTDIFAVDGRLVIRIELAGVEPDDVDLRFDNGVLTVSGARALDFGDEPTLYVRERCYGEFRRSITLPGGTRREQIDAEFGNGLVEIVVEGIGQQSDATRIELSDRSDAAAKRPRRSRIRPRSSRGD
- a CDS encoding TetR/AcrR family transcriptional regulator, with amino-acid sequence MAAGTDTARRRTRGPNDPGRRDRIADAAIQVVSEHGIPGLTHRAVAKVAGVPVGSTTYHFNTLEDLLQVAMSEAARRNTEQLREWADGLPDGADFAAEWARLVADQLDERHRATTAEYDLYVAALHREFLRPAAAMWDEALVEIFGSRTDPLTGRLFAALFCGFVLQASLADPKPTRAQIEELARRALSGP